From Parasphaerochaeta coccoides DSM 17374, a single genomic window includes:
- the rpmJ gene encoding 50S ribosomal protein L36, whose protein sequence is MKVRASVKPICDKCKVIRRNGVVRIICDNPKHKQRQK, encoded by the coding sequence ATGAAGGTGAGAGCAAGTGTCAAGCCGATTTGCGATAAATGCAAAGTAATTAGAAGGAATGGGGTAGTCCGCATTATTTGCGACAACCCCAAGCACAAGCAGAGACAGAAATAA
- the ptsP gene encoding phosphoenolpyruvate--protein phosphotransferase — protein sequence MKVLTGIGASQGLALGPALVYRHAKQMIPHTKIRGSKTRKHALADSEEARFDSAVEAVKTDIMAFSDAPDASVSPASHEHADILDTHLMMLQDSEFHATVKNLIRTDAINAEWAVERACDLFTSSLEAAQKDAVLTERTVDIKDVGTRIIRSLTGTDHGQIVKTDKDVILVCDSVLPSEVMDMDRSHVKGIILADGSRTSHAAILFRSYNIPAVVAVRDVLDQIAGDDEIFIDGTEGEVIIRMEPDDHSRMQSFCEGRWATWERTVRDLAFHKAVTTDGKFIPLKANVEVLAELDMLAKIGCDGIGLYRTEFLFIHSHSLPSEDKQFAAYRAMVKGMEAQGAVTIRTLDIGGDKIIPGMELGESNPALGWRAVRFTLAEPAIFLTQLRAILRASAYGKVRIMFPMISGLLELEMALKILEQAKSELRSRNMPFDEDITVGTMIEVPSAALCSDILARKVDFFSIGTNDLIQYTIAVDRSNSRTAYLYRPLHPGVLRLLKIIIDNAHQAGITVESCGEMAGTTTGALLLMGLGIDGLSMTSQSLLDVRKAIRSISYDAAREMALHALNLTNAQEIEDYIRKTIHDRSTT from the coding sequence ATGAAGGTATTGACGGGAATCGGGGCATCGCAGGGGCTGGCTTTGGGTCCTGCCTTGGTGTACAGGCATGCCAAACAGATGATTCCCCATACGAAGATAAGGGGAAGCAAGACCCGGAAACATGCGCTTGCCGACAGTGAGGAAGCGCGGTTTGATTCCGCCGTGGAAGCTGTGAAAACCGATATCATGGCTTTCTCCGACGCTCCTGACGCTTCCGTTTCTCCGGCTTCCCATGAACATGCGGACATACTCGACACTCATCTGATGATGCTTCAAGATTCTGAATTTCATGCCACGGTGAAGAACCTGATTCGTACGGACGCCATCAATGCCGAATGGGCAGTGGAAAGAGCCTGTGATTTGTTCACTTCTTCCCTTGAGGCCGCGCAAAAGGATGCCGTCCTCACTGAACGTACCGTAGATATCAAAGATGTGGGGACGCGTATCATCAGGAGTCTGACCGGAACTGACCATGGGCAGATTGTGAAGACTGACAAGGATGTCATCTTGGTCTGTGATAGCGTGCTTCCCTCGGAAGTCATGGACATGGATCGCTCCCATGTCAAGGGAATCATCCTTGCCGACGGCAGCCGAACCAGCCATGCCGCCATTCTTTTCCGTTCCTATAATATTCCCGCCGTCGTCGCGGTCAGGGATGTCTTGGATCAGATTGCAGGCGATGATGAAATTTTCATAGATGGAACGGAAGGCGAAGTCATCATACGGATGGAGCCCGACGACCATTCACGCATGCAAAGTTTCTGCGAAGGACGTTGGGCGACATGGGAACGCACGGTCAGGGATTTGGCGTTCCACAAGGCAGTGACCACCGACGGCAAGTTCATCCCCCTGAAAGCGAATGTCGAGGTCTTGGCTGAACTGGACATGCTGGCCAAGATTGGCTGTGACGGCATAGGTCTGTACCGTACCGAGTTCCTGTTCATCCATTCCCATTCCCTGCCTTCCGAGGACAAGCAGTTTGCCGCGTACCGTGCCATGGTCAAAGGCATGGAAGCACAAGGAGCCGTGACAATCAGGACTCTGGACATCGGCGGAGACAAGATTATCCCTGGCATGGAACTGGGTGAAAGCAATCCAGCCCTTGGCTGGCGGGCAGTCCGTTTCACCCTGGCGGAACCAGCTATCTTCCTCACCCAGCTGCGCGCCATCCTGCGTGCTTCCGCTTACGGGAAGGTGAGGATTATGTTCCCGATGATCAGTGGCCTGTTAGAGCTTGAAATGGCTCTGAAAATACTGGAACAGGCAAAATCGGAGCTTCGTTCCCGGAACATGCCTTTTGATGAAGACATCACGGTCGGCACCATGATTGAAGTCCCTTCCGCTGCGCTCTGTTCCGACATCCTTGCCCGGAAGGTTGATTTCTTTTCTATTGGAACAAATGACCTTATCCAGTATACTATCGCGGTTGACAGGTCGAACAGCCGTACCGCGTATCTTTACCGGCCGTTACATCCTGGGGTTCTGAGACTGTTGAAGATCATCATAGACAATGCTCATCAGGCAGGCATAACAGTTGAGTCCTGCGGAGAGATGGCGGGTACTACGACGGGAGCCTTGCTGCTCATGGGTTTGGGAATCGATGGGTTGAGCATGACTTCCCAGAGCTTGCTGGACGTAAGAAAGGCAATCAGGTCCATTTCATATGATGCCGCTCGTGAGATGGCGCTCCATGCCCTGAACCTGACCAACGCCCAGGAAATTGAAGATTACATAAGGAAAACAATTCATGACAGATCGACAACCTAG
- a CDS encoding TlyA family RNA methyltransferase — translation MAGQSRHPFLVDVLVRRFPQHDRQRLRGYIACGNVMVDGARITDEKACVPASAEIALEFPRYVSRGGYKLEKALDAFSLSVSGLVMLDAGASTGGFTDCLLQHGAACVHSVDVGYNQLDWKLRTDSRVIVHEKQNIMTVEVLEPPADAAVCDLSFRSIAGAASHILSLTKMGWLVALVKPQFETPKNMPGFTGVVREETVLRDVMAHVHDILEADGVGVRNIVRSPLEGLKGGNTEFLVLLVQGKGMDKDAMLSSAFVSD, via the coding sequence ATGGCCGGACAGTCCCGTCACCCCTTTCTGGTCGATGTGCTCGTCCGAAGATTTCCCCAACATGACCGACAACGGTTGCGCGGTTATATTGCATGTGGGAACGTAATGGTTGATGGAGCCCGTATCACGGATGAAAAGGCATGCGTGCCTGCCTCAGCCGAGATTGCCCTGGAGTTTCCCCGATATGTTTCCCGTGGAGGCTATAAGCTGGAAAAAGCTCTTGATGCTTTCTCGCTTTCTGTCTCTGGCTTGGTCATGCTTGATGCAGGAGCTTCTACCGGAGGGTTCACTGATTGTCTCCTCCAACATGGTGCGGCATGTGTCCATAGCGTGGACGTGGGTTATAACCAGCTTGATTGGAAGCTCCGTACCGATAGCAGGGTCATCGTCCATGAAAAACAGAACATCATGACTGTCGAGGTACTTGAGCCGCCTGCCGACGCAGCAGTCTGCGACCTTTCGTTTCGTTCCATCGCGGGAGCCGCCTCACATATTCTTTCCCTGACAAAAATGGGCTGGCTTGTTGCCTTGGTCAAGCCGCAGTTCGAGACTCCGAAGAACATGCCAGGATTCACCGGCGTGGTGCGGGAAGAAACCGTTCTCCGTGATGTGATGGCGCATGTCCATGATATCCTTGAAGCGGATGGGGTAGGCGTGCGTAATATTGTGCGTTCTCCCTTGGAAGGACTCAAAGGCGGAAATACTGAGTTTCTTGTCCTTCTTGTCCAGGGGAAAGGCATGGACAAGGATGCCATGCTCTCATCTGCTTTTGTTTCCGATTGA
- the rplQ gene encoding 50S ribosomal protein L17, whose translation MKHRKGFNALSRTASQRKALKRNMVTSLFRYERIETTKAKALEARRMAEKMITRAKVDSVHNRRQVSQDLFDEGVVAKLFTQIAPLNIDRAGGYTRILKIGNRQGDAAEMVILELVEKTEAKSEKEKKKEDKKTAKAVKKAAAEKRASAEEASEKPAKKSSSKKEAAPAEA comes from the coding sequence ATGAAGCATAGGAAAGGATTCAATGCGTTGAGCCGTACAGCCAGCCAGCGCAAGGCGCTCAAGCGCAATATGGTGACCTCCCTCTTCAGATATGAGAGGATTGAGACCACTAAGGCAAAAGCCTTGGAAGCCCGCCGCATGGCGGAGAAGATGATTACCCGTGCGAAGGTGGATTCTGTCCATAATCGACGGCAGGTTTCCCAAGACCTTTTTGACGAAGGTGTCGTTGCCAAACTTTTCACCCAGATTGCTCCCCTGAACATCGACCGCGCCGGAGGCTATACCCGCATCCTCAAGATTGGTAACCGCCAAGGCGATGCCGCTGAGATGGTGATCCTTGAGCTGGTGGAAAAGACTGAAGCCAAGAGCGAGAAGGAAAAGAAGAAGGAAGACAAGAAGACGGCCAAGGCCGTCAAGAAGGCTGCCGCTGAAAAGAGAGCATCCGCAGAAGAAGCTTCCGAGAAGCCCGCAAAGAAGTCATCCTCCAAGAAGGAGGCTGCTCCGGCGGAAGCCTGA
- the rpsM gene encoding 30S ribosomal protein S13: protein MARIAGVDLPNKAVKIALTYIYGIGNYSAAKICEQTAVNPDERLNNLSSEDLSKLREIIENNFKVEGRLRTEVGLNIKRLMDIGCYRGLRHRKGLPVRGQRTKTNARTRKGKKKTVAGKKK, encoded by the coding sequence ATGGCAAGAATTGCAGGAGTTGATTTACCAAACAAGGCAGTAAAAATTGCTTTGACATATATCTACGGCATTGGGAACTATTCCGCGGCGAAAATCTGCGAGCAGACGGCTGTTAATCCTGATGAAAGGTTGAATAACCTTTCCTCTGAGGATCTTTCCAAGCTCCGTGAGATCATTGAGAATAATTTCAAGGTCGAAGGTCGTCTTCGCACCGAAGTGGGTCTCAATATCAAGCGTCTGATGGACATTGGGTGCTACCGTGGTCTTCGTCACCGCAAGGGACTTCCGGTTCGCGGTCAGAGAACCAAGACGAATGCCCGTACCCGCAAGGGCAAGAAAAAGACCGTCGCCGGTAAGAAGAAGTAA
- a CDS encoding TIGR00282 family metallophosphoesterase — protein MDNSKILTALVLGDVCGKPGSRALFMGLSALKKEFRADIVILNGENAANGFGLNDEQLRQFFDLGVDVVTSGNHIWQQETLRPTLDNEPRLLRPANYAPGVPGHGSVVVEVAGHKVGVLNLQGRTFLPPLDCPFRVGVEMLEKLSRQTPVIIVDFHAEAPHEKEAFAFHVDGKVSLVVGTHTHVQTADERILPGGTAYISDIGMCGPRDSVIGSDPTLSIERQLTQMPLKSEILDAPGWIQGVCCSIDVRTGKAVKLERIARSYGG, from the coding sequence GTGGATAATTCCAAGATTCTTACGGCTCTGGTGCTTGGCGATGTCTGTGGCAAGCCAGGCAGCAGAGCCTTGTTCATGGGGCTTTCGGCTCTTAAGAAAGAGTTCAGGGCGGATATTGTCATCTTGAACGGAGAGAATGCCGCCAATGGCTTTGGTCTCAACGACGAACAACTCAGGCAGTTCTTTGACCTGGGTGTGGATGTTGTGACCAGTGGCAATCATATCTGGCAGCAAGAAACATTGCGTCCGACCTTGGACAATGAGCCGCGCCTTCTGAGACCTGCCAACTATGCTCCCGGAGTTCCGGGGCATGGTTCCGTGGTTGTTGAGGTTGCGGGGCATAAGGTCGGAGTGTTGAACCTCCAGGGACGAACGTTTCTTCCGCCTTTGGACTGTCCTTTCCGTGTCGGTGTCGAGATGCTGGAGAAACTGTCCCGCCAGACACCTGTGATCATTGTCGATTTCCATGCCGAGGCTCCCCATGAGAAAGAGGCTTTCGCCTTTCATGTGGATGGCAAAGTATCTCTGGTGGTCGGAACCCATACGCATGTGCAGACAGCCGATGAGCGCATTTTGCCCGGTGGTACAGCCTATATCAGTGACATCGGCATGTGCGGCCCCAGGGACAGTGTCATCGGTTCCGATCCCACGCTGTCAATTGAACGCCAGTTGACCCAGATGCCCCTGAAAAGTGAAATCCTCGATGCTCCAGGGTGGATACAGGGAGTCTGCTGCTCCATTGATGTCAGGACAGGGAAAGCCGTGAAACTTGAACGGATTGCCCGTTCCTATGGAGGCTGA
- the der gene encoding ribosome biogenesis GTPase Der, producing MTDRQPSVPGVQSVASLDETLPLIAIVGRPNTGKSTLFNRLVGKRRMITDPTPGVTRDPVSEHWMLGGHSVMLVDTGGVKLDREGLDHLVSEKSLSILERAHVLILLLECTTLTPEDEMLVKHLRPYGDKTVLVVNKVDDYNRETLVWNYHSLGYQRVVGISAAHGLGIGDLEDTLMGMLDLDERFDVLPQKDERIKLAVLGKPNTGKSTLTNLLVGQEVSIVSDIPGTTRDVVSGDFLYKGTPFTILDTAGIRRKSKVDEDVEYYSVNRAIKTIDESNVVLLMIDAQEGIADQDKKIAQLIVRRGKGVVLVLNKIDALSGIQNQLEAIKDRVRFLFPVLTFAPLVGVSALKATDVHILLDTVYAVWRQLNKRVDTADVNNALKRWSEAYQPPRSSSGYFKVYYGTQVSVAPVRFLFFVNKKPGFPEIYVQFLKNSIRRDLGFPSIPIEVELRERRRNPAGMASLRSEGEGEMKSSVPADNEKPRKPASASDTRKAQPEGGGRAKAAPKARKPGNKAAKGKADERRAVSRKQSQQKKGRMEQKRAKG from the coding sequence ATGACAGATCGACAACCTAGCGTCCCAGGAGTGCAGTCCGTAGCATCCCTTGACGAAACCCTCCCTCTCATTGCCATCGTAGGAAGGCCTAATACCGGTAAATCCACATTGTTCAACCGACTGGTGGGAAAGCGTCGCATGATTACCGATCCCACGCCCGGCGTTACCCGTGACCCCGTCTCCGAACATTGGATGCTCGGAGGACACAGTGTCATGCTGGTCGATACCGGAGGAGTGAAGCTGGACAGAGAAGGCTTGGATCATCTTGTTTCGGAGAAAAGCCTGAGCATACTTGAACGAGCCCATGTCCTGATACTGCTGCTCGAATGTACCACGCTTACCCCTGAAGATGAGATGCTGGTCAAGCATTTGCGCCCCTACGGGGACAAAACCGTCCTTGTGGTGAACAAGGTTGATGACTACAACCGGGAAACCTTGGTCTGGAACTATCATTCCCTTGGGTATCAACGTGTCGTCGGCATATCAGCCGCCCATGGGCTGGGTATCGGAGACCTGGAAGATACTCTGATGGGCATGCTTGATCTGGACGAGCGTTTCGATGTATTGCCGCAGAAGGACGAACGCATCAAGCTGGCCGTCCTGGGAAAGCCCAATACGGGGAAAAGCACCTTGACGAACCTTTTGGTCGGGCAGGAAGTCTCCATTGTCAGCGACATCCCCGGCACGACCCGCGACGTAGTGAGCGGCGATTTCCTCTACAAGGGAACACCATTCACCATCCTTGACACCGCGGGAATCCGGAGGAAAAGCAAGGTTGATGAGGATGTCGAATATTATTCGGTCAACCGTGCCATCAAGACAATCGATGAGAGCAATGTCGTCCTGCTGATGATCGATGCGCAAGAAGGCATAGCCGATCAGGACAAGAAGATTGCGCAGTTGATTGTCCGGCGGGGTAAAGGAGTTGTTCTTGTCCTGAACAAGATTGACGCTCTGAGCGGCATCCAGAACCAACTTGAAGCAATCAAGGACCGCGTGAGGTTCTTGTTCCCCGTTCTCACCTTTGCGCCTCTGGTAGGGGTGTCCGCGCTCAAGGCGACTGATGTCCATATCCTGCTCGATACAGTCTATGCCGTGTGGCGTCAGCTGAACAAAAGGGTGGACACTGCCGATGTGAACAATGCCCTGAAAAGATGGAGTGAAGCCTATCAACCTCCCCGTAGCAGTTCCGGATATTTCAAGGTCTACTATGGGACGCAAGTCAGCGTTGCTCCGGTGCGCTTCCTGTTCTTCGTGAACAAGAAGCCTGGTTTCCCGGAAATATACGTGCAGTTCCTGAAGAACAGCATCCGCAGGGACTTGGGCTTCCCTTCCATTCCCATAGAGGTGGAATTACGCGAACGGCGGCGTAATCCTGCGGGAATGGCCTCCCTCCGTTCCGAAGGGGAAGGGGAGATGAAATCTTCCGTTCCGGCGGACAATGAAAAGCCCCGAAAACCAGCCTCTGCATCCGATACCCGCAAGGCGCAGCCGGAGGGTGGAGGCCGGGCAAAGGCGGCTCCCAAGGCACGGAAGCCGGGCAACAAGGCGGCGAAAGGAAAAGCTGATGAGCGTCGCGCGGTATCCCGCAAGCAGTCCCAGCAGAAAAAAGGCCGTATGGAACAGAAGCGGGCAAAAGGCTAG
- the rpsD gene encoding 30S ribosomal protein S4, giving the protein MARYTGPKYKHVRADKARLVARGEKTDTHPAARRPGQKHRDSLPGKDPKARTKKMTDYGMQLREKQHLKWTYEMLEKQFRKTFDEAARIPGKTGENLIVLLERRLDNVVYRLHFASTRRQASQLVSHGHVFVNGSRVNIRSYRLKDGDVISIGSRGQKMNLIKENLTEYTRAGVAPWLSLDPDAMKGTFIIAPKRSDISELADVNEQLIVELYSR; this is encoded by the coding sequence ATGGCAAGATATACCGGACCAAAATATAAGCATGTTCGCGCTGACAAGGCACGCCTCGTCGCCCGCGGAGAGAAAACTGATACGCATCCAGCGGCACGCCGCCCCGGACAGAAGCATCGTGACAGTCTTCCTGGCAAGGACCCAAAGGCCCGCACCAAGAAGATGACCGATTATGGCATGCAGCTCCGTGAGAAGCAGCACCTGAAGTGGACCTACGAGATGCTTGAGAAGCAGTTTCGCAAAACCTTCGATGAAGCCGCGCGTATCCCTGGAAAGACAGGTGAGAACCTCATTGTCCTTCTTGAACGCCGTCTTGACAATGTCGTGTACCGCCTGCACTTCGCCAGCACTCGCCGTCAGGCATCCCAGCTGGTGAGCCACGGGCATGTATTCGTCAATGGATCCCGCGTCAACATCCGTTCTTACCGTCTGAAGGATGGCGATGTCATTTCGATTGGCTCTCGTGGACAGAAGATGAATCTGATAAAGGAAAACCTCACTGAGTACACCCGTGCTGGAGTGGCACCTTGGCTTTCGCTTGATCCCGATGCTATGAAGGGCACTTTTATTATCGCCCCGAAGCGTTCCGACATCTCTGAGCTGGCGGATGTCAACGAGCAGTTGATCGTTGAGCTCTATTCTCGTTAA
- a CDS encoding DNA-directed RNA polymerase subunit alpha has product MARKNLMKGFKRPKGIIFEHSDVKPDYGKFTAYPFERGFGTTIGNTLRRILLSSIQGYAITAVKFTTFNQDGVPHLVTSEYESLPGVREDVSDIIAALKKLQLRLPEESESTTLLIECKGPGILSGASFERGQVEVINKDMEILTMMDDANIEMEVQIDLGRGYVPAEINEKYVEEIGTIPLDASFSPVTRVKYAIEPTRVGQRSDYDKLVIEVYTDGTISPESALAEAAKIAKDHFSIFINFDESLINSSDEIDEEEERVRKILNTSVEELELTVRSSNCLKNANIRTIGDLTKKTEEEIAKTRNFGKKSLSEIKAKLAEWNLSLGMTDYSVLKNAIRVPGNKEEKNEA; this is encoded by the coding sequence ATGGCACGTAAAAATCTGATGAAAGGGTTCAAGAGACCGAAAGGAATCATTTTCGAACATAGCGATGTGAAACCTGATTATGGCAAGTTCACCGCCTATCCTTTTGAAAGAGGATTCGGAACTACCATTGGTAACACGTTGCGCCGGATCTTGCTCTCTTCAATTCAGGGATATGCGATTACCGCGGTGAAATTCACCACCTTCAACCAAGATGGTGTGCCTCATCTGGTGACCAGCGAGTATGAATCCCTTCCCGGAGTCAGGGAGGACGTCAGCGACATCATCGCCGCATTGAAGAAACTCCAGCTCCGTCTGCCTGAAGAGAGTGAGAGCACCACACTGCTCATCGAATGCAAGGGGCCAGGAATCCTTAGCGGAGCCAGCTTTGAGCGCGGGCAGGTGGAAGTGATCAACAAGGATATGGAAATCCTCACCATGATGGATGACGCAAATATCGAGATGGAAGTCCAGATTGATTTGGGACGCGGCTATGTTCCCGCTGAAATCAACGAGAAATATGTTGAGGAAATCGGAACGATTCCCCTTGATGCTTCCTTCTCTCCCGTCACCCGTGTGAAATATGCCATTGAACCGACCCGTGTCGGACAGCGCAGCGATTATGACAAACTTGTCATTGAAGTCTACACTGACGGTACTATTTCTCCGGAGAGCGCATTGGCTGAGGCTGCGAAGATTGCGAAGGATCATTTCTCAATCTTCATCAATTTCGATGAGAGCCTGATAAACAGCAGCGACGAAATCGATGAGGAAGAAGAAAGGGTTCGCAAGATTCTGAACACTTCCGTCGAGGAACTGGAGCTGACTGTCCGTTCCAGCAACTGTCTGAAAAACGCCAATATCCGCACCATCGGGGATTTGACGAAGAAAACTGAAGAGGAGATTGCCAAGACTCGGAATTTTGGCAAAAAGTCCCTGTCTGAGATTAAGGCGAAGCTCGCCGAGTGGAACCTCAGCCTTGGCATGACTGATTACAGTGTCCTGAAGAATGCCATCAGAGTACCTGGTAACAAGGAAGAAAAGAATGAAGCATAG
- a CDS encoding GerMN domain-containing protein, whose protein sequence is MHGDEYDSGYLTHPPVENEQQEKAKEKPRRHYMLLAWLVLFAVSIVMAVAFLPRTMASIEESGVLPLLREWQSRSESAVSPDYRTVEAALFFPTSSSGDIQNVTLYQKRTGSGLYHDTMEALLAGPDRDALARGAITRIPSGTRLIGLTVSYSIAYIDLSEEFLAAFKNSASPMLPNPAYHQILHTMKKTGLRDIVLLIDGVPLKDVLEKM, encoded by the coding sequence ATGCACGGCGATGAATATGACAGCGGATATCTCACTCATCCTCCCGTTGAAAACGAGCAACAGGAGAAAGCTAAAGAAAAACCGCGCCGCCATTATATGCTGCTTGCATGGCTGGTTCTTTTTGCCGTCAGCATAGTGATGGCCGTGGCTTTCCTGCCCCGAACCATGGCTTCCATAGAAGAAAGCGGCGTCCTTCCTTTGCTCAGGGAATGGCAAAGTCGTTCTGAATCCGCCGTTTCCCCTGACTATCGCACTGTAGAAGCGGCCTTGTTTTTTCCGACATCATCTTCAGGGGATATACAAAATGTTACCCTCTACCAGAAAAGGACGGGCAGCGGACTTTACCATGATACGATGGAGGCACTACTCGCAGGTCCTGACAGGGATGCCTTGGCACGGGGTGCCATCACCAGAATACCTTCCGGAACAAGGCTCATCGGGCTGACTGTCAGCTACTCGATTGCCTACATTGACCTGTCAGAAGAATTTCTCGCCGCATTCAAGAACTCCGCTTCCCCTATGCTGCCGAACCCGGCTTATCACCAGATACTGCACACCATGAAGAAAACTGGTCTGAGGGATATTGTCCTCCTGATTGATGGTGTTCCTCTCAAGGATGTCCTGGAAAAGATGTGA
- the rny gene encoding ribonuclease Y — MNVYLSTLLGCVIGIILGWLIRLLYAKIKLTSIEQRAVRLNQEAIKEAQAKSKELMLETRDQLLKEQQEQEREARERRNELQRSERRILQKEENLERRQSELDAVKKQLGEREQSIAGQEEKAVELETRLLRELERTAGMTTEEARQTIIETIQNDVRRDSQVLVNKIEQEAILKADKVARDIIVTSIQRLATEVSGEVSVASVSLPNDEMKGRIIGREGRNIRALETLTGVDIIIDDTPEAVVISCFDPVRKEIARVALERLVQDGRIHPARIEEVVSKVTREVNRIVADEGEKVVFDLGIHNISPEMVRALGRLYFRTSYGQNVLAHSKEVAILAGMIASEVGADTELARRGGLLHDVGKGIETEDDSGHVEAGVELAKRLGEDQKVINAIHSHHNDVEPTTVESVIVQIADAISAARPGARRESLDNYIKRLESLEDIAESFNGVDKAYAIQAGRELRILVNSDSVTDEGAKDIAKDISGRIEAELRYPGRIKVTIIRETRVVEYAR; from the coding sequence ATGAATGTATATCTGTCAACCCTCCTTGGTTGTGTTATTGGCATAATTCTAGGTTGGTTGATCCGTTTGCTGTATGCAAAGATTAAGCTTACTTCGATTGAACAGAGGGCGGTACGCCTGAATCAGGAAGCAATCAAGGAAGCTCAGGCAAAAAGCAAGGAACTGATGCTTGAAACCCGTGACCAGTTGCTCAAGGAGCAGCAGGAGCAAGAACGGGAAGCGAGAGAAAGAAGAAATGAGCTGCAGAGGTCTGAACGCCGGATTTTGCAGAAGGAAGAGAACTTAGAGCGCAGACAAAGTGAACTGGATGCTGTCAAGAAGCAACTGGGGGAAAGGGAACAAAGTATTGCCGGACAGGAAGAAAAAGCCGTTGAACTGGAAACACGGCTGCTCAGGGAACTGGAACGAACCGCCGGCATGACGACCGAGGAAGCGCGGCAGACCATCATTGAGACTATTCAGAATGATGTTCGCCGGGATTCTCAGGTACTGGTAAACAAGATTGAGCAGGAAGCCATACTTAAGGCTGACAAAGTAGCCCGCGACATCATTGTCACGTCGATCCAGCGATTGGCGACAGAAGTCAGCGGGGAAGTGTCCGTAGCTTCTGTCTCACTGCCGAATGATGAGATGAAAGGTCGTATCATTGGACGGGAAGGACGGAACATCAGGGCACTGGAGACGCTGACCGGTGTGGATATCATCATTGATGATACTCCAGAGGCTGTTGTTATTTCCTGTTTTGATCCGGTGCGCAAGGAGATTGCACGGGTAGCCTTGGAGCGTCTTGTTCAAGATGGCCGCATCCATCCTGCGCGGATTGAGGAAGTCGTTTCAAAGGTGACGCGTGAAGTGAACCGCATCGTCGCTGATGAAGGAGAGAAGGTAGTATTCGATCTGGGAATCCACAACATAAGTCCAGAAATGGTCAGGGCATTGGGACGGCTGTACTTCCGGACCAGCTATGGCCAGAATGTGCTTGCTCATTCCAAGGAAGTGGCTATTCTTGCAGGGATGATTGCGTCCGAGGTTGGCGCGGATACTGAACTTGCCCGCAGAGGCGGTCTGTTGCACGATGTTGGAAAGGGAATCGAGACTGAAGATGATTCTGGTCACGTTGAAGCTGGCGTGGAGCTTGCCAAACGGCTTGGAGAGGATCAGAAGGTCATCAACGCCATCCATTCCCACCACAACGATGTCGAACCGACGACGGTCGAGTCGGTAATCGTGCAGATTGCCGATGCAATCAGTGCTGCCCGCCCCGGTGCTCGCCGCGAATCCTTGGACAACTATATCAAGCGTCTTGAAAGCCTTGAGGATATTGCGGAAAGTTTTAACGGCGTGGACAAAGCGTATGCTATCCAGGCCGGTCGTGAATTGAGGATACTGGTCAACAGTGATTCTGTCACTGATGAAGGGGCAAAGGATATTGCCAAGGATATTTCCGGTCGCATTGAGGCCGAGTTGAGATATCCAGGCCGCATCAAGGTCACCATCATCAGGGAAACCCGCGTGGTGGAATACGCTCGCTGA
- the rpsK gene encoding 30S ribosomal protein S11: MANVKRKVKKTVLEGNVYIQATFNNTIVTVTDLRGNAVSWASAGGLGFRGAKKSTPYAAQTTAETAAKKAMDYGLREVNVFVKGPGVGRESAIRTLGVLGLQVRSIRDVTPIPHNGCRPRKTRRV; encoded by the coding sequence ATGGCTAATGTCAAACGTAAAGTGAAGAAGACGGTATTGGAAGGGAATGTCTATATCCAGGCAACCTTCAATAATACCATTGTCACCGTGACCGACCTCAGGGGCAATGCTGTATCCTGGGCCAGTGCCGGTGGACTTGGTTTCCGCGGAGCTAAGAAGTCCACGCCCTACGCTGCACAGACGACTGCTGAAACAGCGGCTAAGAAGGCCATGGACTATGGTCTCCGTGAAGTGAATGTTTTCGTGAAAGGACCAGGGGTAGGCCGTGAATCAGCCATCAGGACCCTGGGGGTTCTCGGCTTGCAAGTGAGGAGCATCAGGGATGTCACCCCGATTCCCCATAATGGTTGCAGACCAAGAAAGACCAGAAGAGTCTGA